In Halobaculum magnesiiphilum, the following proteins share a genomic window:
- the hpt gene encoding hypoxanthine/guanine phosphoribosyltransferase, with protein sequence MDRLRQSLLDAPIIEKGEYQYFVHPISDGVPMLEPELLREIVIRIIRKAQIEDVDKIVTPAAMGIHISTALSLMTDIPLVVIRKREYGLDGEVALQQETGYSEGEMYINDVFEGDRVLVLDDVLSTGGTMKGILDALTHIGADVVDVVAVIKKAGPNKLDDTDHSVKTLINVTVEDGEVVVVDEYGDG encoded by the coding sequence ATGGACCGCCTGCGCCAGTCCCTGCTGGACGCGCCGATAATCGAGAAGGGCGAGTACCAGTACTTCGTACACCCCATCAGCGACGGCGTTCCCATGCTGGAGCCCGAACTCCTCCGGGAGATCGTCATCCGGATCATCCGGAAGGCCCAGATCGAGGACGTCGACAAGATCGTCACCCCCGCGGCAATGGGGATCCACATCTCCACCGCGCTGTCGCTGATGACCGACATCCCGCTGGTCGTCATCCGCAAGCGCGAGTACGGCCTCGACGGCGAGGTCGCGCTCCAGCAGGAGACGGGCTACTCCGAGGGCGAGATGTACATCAACGACGTGTTCGAGGGCGACCGCGTGCTCGTCCTCGACGACGTGCTCTCGACTGGCGGCACGATGAAGGGCATCCTCGACGCGCTCACCCACATCGGCGCCGACGTGGTCGACGTAGTCGCGGTGATCAAGAAGGCCGGCCCGAACAAGCTCGACGACACCGACCACTCGGTGAAGACGCTGATCAACGTCACCGTCGAGGACGGGGAGGTCGTCGTCGTCGACGAGTACGGCGACGGCTGA
- a CDS encoding cation:proton antiporter subunit C gives MIDVLVDRAYFVVAFLLLGIGAHMLIGDRNLVKKVIGMNVFQTGIFLFFIASAYVTGASAPLLSEPGPYVSPLPHVLILTAIVVGVSLTAVALGLIVRIYGEYGTLRADLIAEVNDGE, from the coding sequence GTGATCGACGTGCTCGTCGACCGGGCGTACTTCGTCGTCGCGTTCCTCCTGCTCGGGATCGGCGCCCACATGCTGATCGGGGACCGAAACCTGGTCAAGAAGGTGATCGGGATGAACGTCTTCCAGACGGGGATCTTCCTGTTCTTCATCGCCTCGGCGTACGTGACCGGCGCGTCCGCGCCGCTTTTGTCCGAGCCGGGGCCGTACGTGAGCCCGCTGCCGCACGTGCTCATCCTGACGGCCATCGTCGTCGGGGTGAGCCTCACCGCGGTCGCGCTGGGGCTCATCGTCCGCATCTACGGGGAGTACGGGACGCTTCGCGCGGACCTGATCGCGGAGGTGAACGACGGTGAGTGA
- a CDS encoding cation:proton antiporter, translating to MTDITSLRPLAAVLVSAVAIGPILLSGSRPNLRESWTAVAALAKFGIVVSMVPGVLAGDTYVTDLGSFLPGARFALEADALGILFALLASFLWIVTSSYSIGYMRGLDEHAQTRYFAAFAASVSAAVGVAFASNLLVIFVFYELLTVATYPLVAHDETDEARSAARKYLAYTFGGGVAVLAGTALVYWLTGTVAFTPGGIEGLASADPMFARLAFALLASGFGVKAALMPLHSWLPDAMVAPTPVSALLHAVAVVKSGVFGIARVVLDVFGPETVGDLGMGLPLATVAAFTLVVASVIALRQDNLKRRLAFSTVSQLSYIVLGLAVLAPTSLVGGLLHIPAHGFMKITLFFAAGAIHVETHTDDISDMAGIGRRMPLTMAAFAVAAAGMAGIPLVAGFVSKYFLLIGSITAGETLFAVALLVSGVLNIGYFWPVVYTAFFESPEESDEKPLVEGPLGGRLSWGRAAAAEAGDDAGTDTDAVADGGDASDRDAGDGHGGGWERRGWTGGESTWFMLAPILVTALGSVALGIVPDGAVFLRVVRLIVAGATGVTV from the coding sequence ATGACCGATATTACCTCACTCAGACCGCTCGCGGCCGTGCTCGTCTCCGCCGTCGCCATCGGACCGATCCTGCTGTCCGGGAGCCGACCCAACCTCCGCGAGTCGTGGACCGCGGTCGCGGCGCTCGCGAAGTTCGGCATCGTCGTCAGCATGGTCCCCGGCGTCCTCGCCGGCGACACGTACGTCACCGACCTGGGGTCGTTCCTTCCGGGCGCCCGGTTCGCGCTGGAGGCGGACGCGCTGGGCATCCTCTTCGCGTTGCTCGCGAGCTTCCTGTGGATCGTCACCAGCAGCTACAGCATCGGGTACATGCGCGGGCTCGACGAGCACGCCCAGACTCGCTATTTCGCCGCCTTCGCCGCCAGCGTCTCGGCGGCGGTGGGCGTCGCGTTCGCGTCGAACCTGCTGGTGATCTTCGTCTTCTACGAGCTGCTCACCGTGGCGACGTACCCGCTCGTCGCCCACGACGAGACCGACGAGGCGCGCTCGGCCGCCCGGAAGTACCTCGCGTACACCTTCGGCGGCGGCGTCGCCGTGCTGGCGGGGACCGCGCTCGTCTACTGGCTCACGGGAACGGTCGCGTTCACCCCCGGCGGCATCGAGGGACTCGCCTCGGCGGACCCGATGTTCGCCCGGTTGGCGTTCGCGCTGCTCGCGTCCGGGTTCGGCGTCAAGGCGGCGCTGATGCCGCTGCACTCGTGGCTGCCCGACGCGATGGTCGCGCCGACGCCGGTGTCGGCGCTGCTGCACGCGGTCGCGGTCGTGAAAAGCGGCGTCTTCGGCATCGCGCGCGTCGTCCTGGACGTGTTCGGGCCGGAGACAGTCGGCGACCTCGGGATGGGGCTTCCGCTGGCTACGGTCGCGGCGTTCACGCTCGTCGTCGCGTCCGTGATCGCGCTCAGACAGGACAACCTCAAGCGCCGGCTCGCCTTCTCGACGGTGAGCCAGCTGTCGTACATCGTCCTCGGACTGGCGGTGTTGGCGCCCACGTCGCTTGTGGGCGGCCTGCTGCACATCCCGGCCCACGGGTTCATGAAGATCACCCTGTTCTTCGCCGCCGGCGCGATCCACGTCGAGACCCACACCGACGACATCTCCGACATGGCCGGCATCGGGAGACGGATGCCGCTGACGATGGCGGCGTTCGCCGTCGCCGCGGCGGGGATGGCGGGCATCCCGCTGGTCGCCGGCTTCGTGAGCAAGTACTTCCTGCTCATCGGGTCGATAACGGCGGGCGAGACGCTGTTCGCGGTCGCGCTGCTCGTCTCGGGCGTGCTCAACATCGGCTACTTCTGGCCGGTCGTCTACACCGCCTTCTTCGAGTCGCCCGAGGAGAGCGACGAGAAGCCGCTCGTCGAGGGACCGCTCGGCGGCCGGCTGTCGTGGGGTCGCGCGGCCGCCGCCGAGGCGGGCGACGACGCGGGGACCGACACCGACGCGGTCGCCGACGGGGGCGACGCGTCCGACCGCGACGCCGGCGACGGCCACGGCGGCGGCTGGGAGCGCCGCGGCTGGACCGGCGGCGAGTCGACGTGGTTCATGCTCGCGCCGATCCTCGTCACCGCCCTCGGCTCGGTCGCCCTCGGGATCGTCCCCGACGGCGCGGTGTTCCTCAGGGTCGTCCGCCTGATCGTCGCGGGTGCCACGGGGGTGACCGTCTGA
- a CDS encoding DUF4040 domain-containing protein, whose translation MTPVEWAILAFVLGCAFATALLRDVLASIIAFAAYSLGIAVVWLLLRAPDVGLTEAAVGAGVTTVLFLLTIAKTVRPAGDDLFVDIDVTALGVSGLLVAALATTLSALPAVGSASTPVATSRVTNYYLENAYTETEVENAVTAVLAAYRGFDTLGEAVVVFAALIGLLVVLDRGVLA comes from the coding sequence GTGACGCCCGTCGAGTGGGCGATCCTGGCGTTCGTGCTCGGCTGTGCGTTCGCGACGGCGCTGCTTCGCGACGTGCTCGCGTCGATCATCGCCTTCGCGGCCTACAGCCTGGGTATCGCCGTCGTCTGGCTCCTGTTGCGCGCGCCGGACGTGGGGCTGACCGAGGCCGCCGTCGGCGCCGGCGTGACGACGGTGCTGTTCCTGTTGACGATCGCGAAAACCGTCAGGCCCGCCGGCGACGACCTGTTCGTCGACATCGACGTGACGGCCCTCGGCGTCTCCGGGCTGCTCGTGGCCGCGCTGGCGACGACGCTGTCGGCGCTCCCGGCGGTCGGGTCTGCCTCGACGCCGGTGGCGACCTCCCGGGTGACGAACTACTACCTGGAGAACGCCTACACGGAGACCGAGGTAGAGAACGCCGTGACGGCGGTGCTCGCGGCCTACCGCGGGTTCGACACCCTCGGCGAGGCGGTCGTCGTCTTCGCCGCGCTCATCGGACTGCTGGTCGTGCTCGACCGAGGGGTGTTGGCATGA
- a CDS encoding MnhB domain-containing protein: MSSSSTADGDDEFAVGDAPARPYVESPIIMATVRVVAPFVFTLGAFVMFHGADSAGGGFQGGVIVGTVILMIAIAFGVGPTRDWLSASFLTVLVVFGVALFMGIGLAAVAFGGAFLEYTAIPVSHASKYGIELVEVGIGIIVSGTVVGLFFALAAGHATDEAEEVEE; the protein is encoded by the coding sequence ATGAGCTCGTCGTCGACCGCCGACGGCGACGACGAGTTCGCCGTCGGCGACGCCCCCGCCCGTCCGTACGTCGAGAGCCCGATCATCATGGCGACCGTCCGGGTCGTCGCGCCGTTCGTGTTCACGCTCGGCGCGTTCGTGATGTTCCACGGCGCCGACTCCGCCGGCGGCGGCTTCCAGGGCGGCGTCATCGTCGGGACGGTGATCCTGATGATCGCGATCGCCTTCGGCGTCGGGCCGACCCGCGACTGGCTGTCGGCGTCGTTCCTGACGGTCCTAGTGGTCTTCGGCGTCGCGCTGTTCATGGGGATCGGCCTGGCCGCGGTCGCCTTCGGCGGGGCGTTCCTCGAGTACACCGCGATCCCGGTGTCGCACGCCAGCAAGTACGGCATCGAGCTGGTCGAGGTCGGGATCGGGATCATCGTCTCCGGCACCGTCGTCGGCCTGTTCTTCGCGCTGGCGGCCGGCCACGCGACGGACGAGGCCGAGGAGGTGGAGGAGTGA
- a CDS encoding monovalent cation/H+ antiporter subunit E — translation MTDGDAEPAEEAAPSGDIVVPVEESSTLRNTVGFVVRQAVESGEPSTLHFVFPLSSRGAVGDEYDRANDLLERIELWVEEDRGDNGDLVSVETAVVGADEYLFSPGDYADAIAEYAEDRGVRRVVLDPEYRPTGATPLLPALEWEIKGTGLDVEEATVERETRRGRLVRRSGVGQFLLLFGLSAGFYLFLAGWSLTPYNLLTGAASAGAVAATLWHVSFTGAVDLRRLTVQFGRLCLYAVFLLWEIAKANIQIAYVVLHPSLPIDPKMVEFDADVWSTVPAATLANSITLTPGTLTVDVQRRHFTIHSLTPGAREDLLDGKLERAVRFVFYGRSAARRPSPSEREEVEE, via the coding sequence GTGACCGACGGCGACGCCGAACCCGCCGAGGAAGCCGCGCCGTCCGGCGATATCGTGGTCCCCGTCGAGGAGTCGAGCACGCTCCGGAACACGGTCGGGTTCGTCGTCCGACAGGCCGTCGAGTCCGGCGAGCCGTCGACGCTTCACTTCGTGTTCCCGCTGTCGAGCCGCGGCGCCGTCGGCGACGAGTACGACCGGGCGAACGACCTGCTCGAACGGATCGAGCTGTGGGTCGAGGAGGACCGGGGCGACAACGGCGACTTGGTGTCCGTCGAGACCGCGGTCGTCGGCGCCGACGAGTACCTGTTCAGCCCCGGCGACTACGCCGACGCGATCGCCGAGTACGCCGAGGATCGGGGCGTGCGCCGGGTCGTGCTCGACCCCGAGTACCGGCCGACCGGCGCGACGCCGCTGCTGCCGGCGCTGGAGTGGGAGATCAAGGGAACCGGGCTCGACGTCGAGGAGGCCACGGTCGAGCGCGAAACTCGGCGAGGGCGGCTCGTCCGTCGGTCCGGCGTCGGGCAGTTCCTGCTGCTGTTCGGCCTGTCCGCCGGATTCTACCTGTTCCTCGCCGGCTGGTCGCTCACGCCGTACAACCTCCTGACGGGCGCGGCGTCGGCCGGCGCGGTCGCCGCCACGCTGTGGCACGTCTCCTTCACCGGCGCGGTCGACCTGCGGCGGCTGACCGTCCAGTTCGGGCGGCTCTGTCTGTACGCCGTCTTCCTGCTGTGGGAGATCGCGAAGGCGAACATCCAGATCGCGTACGTGGTGTTGCACCCGTCGCTGCCGATCGACCCGAAGATGGTCGAGTTCGACGCGGACGTGTGGTCGACCGTCCCCGCGGCGACGCTGGCGAACAGCATCACGCTCACGCCCGGGACGCTGACCGTCGACGTGCAGCGCCGGCACTTCACCATCCACTCGCTGACCCCCGGCGCCCGCGAGGACCTGCTGGACGGGAAGCTCGAGCGTGCCGTTCGGTTCGTCTTCTATGGCCGCTCGGCGGCCCGACGTCCCTCGCCGAGCGAGCGCGAGGAGGTGGAGGAGTGA
- the coaBC gene encoding bifunctional phosphopantothenoylcysteine decarboxylase/phosphopantothenate--cysteine ligase CoaBC: MSDLIADTNVALGVSGSIAAVKVVELAHELRRHGASVRAVMTDAATGIVHPWAVEFATEHDVVTEITGSVEHVELCGRDGWADVLLLAPATANTVGKIAAAVDDTPVTTCATTALGADVPVVCAPAMHEPMYDHPGVLDAIDRVESWGVEFVDPRIEEGKAKIATEDAIVTATARAAGDRPLAGERVVVTSGATSEAIDDVRVLTNRASGRTGRAVARALVARGAEVTLLHDADAARASAVEELPHVEVVDVESAAEMTDAAVEACADADALISAAAIADYTVEASEGKIRSGAESLSLELTPTPKLLDTVREEYPDLPLVGFKAEPGGDDDALAAKACETLERVDLAFVVANDANVMGAADTRALVVRPEGDGFDAYRGSKLGLGLRVADELAAVFG, translated from the coding sequence ATGAGCGATCTCATCGCCGACACCAACGTCGCGCTCGGCGTCTCCGGCTCCATCGCGGCCGTGAAGGTGGTCGAACTCGCCCACGAGCTTCGCCGCCACGGCGCCTCGGTCCGCGCGGTGATGACCGACGCCGCCACCGGGATCGTCCACCCGTGGGCCGTCGAGTTCGCGACCGAGCACGACGTCGTCACCGAGATCACCGGGAGCGTCGAGCACGTCGAGCTGTGCGGGCGAGACGGCTGGGCAGACGTGTTGCTGCTCGCGCCGGCGACCGCCAACACCGTCGGGAAGATAGCGGCCGCCGTCGACGACACCCCTGTCACGACCTGCGCGACGACCGCGCTGGGGGCGGACGTGCCGGTCGTGTGCGCGCCCGCGATGCACGAGCCGATGTACGACCATCCCGGGGTGCTGGACGCGATCGACCGTGTCGAGTCGTGGGGCGTCGAGTTCGTCGACCCGCGCATCGAGGAGGGGAAGGCGAAGATCGCGACCGAGGACGCGATCGTCACGGCGACTGCGCGCGCGGCCGGCGACCGACCGCTGGCGGGCGAGCGGGTCGTCGTCACCTCGGGCGCGACCAGCGAGGCGATCGACGACGTGCGCGTGCTCACGAACCGGGCGTCGGGGCGAACCGGGCGGGCGGTCGCTCGCGCGCTCGTCGCCCGCGGGGCCGAGGTGACGCTGCTGCACGACGCGGACGCCGCTCGCGCGTCCGCGGTCGAGGAGCTTCCCCACGTCGAGGTGGTCGACGTGGAGTCGGCCGCGGAGATGACCGACGCGGCCGTCGAGGCCTGTGCGGACGCCGACGCGCTGATCTCGGCGGCGGCCATCGCCGATTACACCGTCGAGGCGTCCGAGGGGAAGATCCGCTCGGGCGCGGAGTCGCTGTCGCTGGAGTTGACGCCGACGCCGAAGCTGCTCGATACGGTTCGGGAGGAGTATCCCGACCTCCCGCTCGTGGGGTTCAAGGCCGAGCCCGGCGGCGACGACGACGCGCTCGCGGCGAAGGCGTGCGAGACGCTGGAGCGGGTCGACCTCGCGTTCGTCGTCGCCAACGACGCGAACGTGATGGGCGCGGCCGACACCCGGGCGCTGGTCGTGCGCCCGGAGGGGGACGGCTTCGACGCCTACCGGGGATCGAAGCTCGGGCTCGGGCTCCGTGTCGCCGACGAACTCGCTGCCGTGTTCGGGTGA
- a CDS encoding cation:proton antiporter, which yields MTLVTDALLAAAAGFVLVSLVVLYRAVKGPTMQDRVIAVNVVGSNTVVIAALFAAATDTPGALDIALVYALLNFLMSIAISKFTVERGGVL from the coding sequence GTGACGCTCGTCACCGACGCGCTGCTGGCGGCCGCCGCGGGGTTCGTGCTCGTCTCGCTCGTGGTGCTCTACCGCGCGGTGAAGGGACCGACGATGCAGGACCGCGTCATCGCGGTGAACGTCGTCGGCTCGAACACGGTCGTGATCGCGGCGCTGTTCGCCGCGGCGACCGACACGCCGGGCGCGCTCGACATCGCGCTCGTGTACGCGCTGCTCAACTTCCTGATGAGCATCGCGATCTCGAAGTTCACCGTCGAGCGCGGGGGGGTGCTGTAG
- a CDS encoding Na(+)/H(+) antiporter subunit D: MAVIDPLIPPFLFVLAAALVVPLLGRRAGHALGVLATAAVVPYVWLVPGGAHLPTLLFGFDAVLFNVDGFSRLMGVIFGFIGAIAVLYSWASGADERQTAFALGYVGTSLGAVFGGDWLTLIVFWELMAVTSTLLVWHYGGRAVRAGFRYALLHGIGGTLLLGAIVWHYVETGTFVFTGDGLAGVVAPVLAAVGIGVNVGFIGLHAWLPDTYPRPHIAASVFLCVYTTKTGVYGMFRAFPEGELAVAYMGALMAVFGAGMALLQGDMRRLLSYHIQSQVGYMVAGVGLGGALATAGAFGHVFNHILYKSLLFMTVGVVIYRTGEEHLEELGGLWRHLPLTAAAFLIAALSIAGFPGFNGFVSKGMVIAAAHKKHYDVIWYLLLAGGVGTFLSFIKLGYYVFLHGEYGGDVRPANVGQKVAMGTVAVLCVVFGLYPPALFAVLPDTGSYEYTTYTVPHVQEGLILAALGVVGFAIVKKPLSKVGRVPDVDAIYNRAGFYGTRALVVGVTELYAAVDRAVVAASGAIAGAVRDPAGTLDRFGAVGVVAGDDALTNGARERTEVDLRAGFGTSVLLVVLLVVVALLLLV; the protein is encoded by the coding sequence ATGGCGGTGATCGACCCGCTGATCCCGCCGTTCCTGTTCGTGCTGGCGGCGGCGCTGGTCGTCCCGCTGCTGGGTCGCCGTGCCGGCCACGCGCTCGGCGTGCTTGCGACCGCGGCGGTCGTGCCGTACGTGTGGCTCGTGCCGGGCGGCGCGCACCTCCCGACGCTGCTGTTCGGCTTCGACGCCGTCCTGTTCAACGTGGACGGCTTCTCGCGGCTGATGGGCGTCATCTTCGGCTTCATCGGCGCGATCGCGGTGCTGTACTCGTGGGCCAGCGGCGCCGACGAGCGCCAGACCGCCTTCGCGTTGGGCTACGTCGGCACGAGCCTCGGCGCCGTCTTCGGCGGCGACTGGCTCACGCTGATCGTCTTCTGGGAGCTGATGGCCGTCACCAGCACGCTCCTGGTGTGGCACTACGGCGGCCGCGCGGTGCGGGCGGGCTTCCGGTACGCCCTCCTGCACGGCATCGGCGGCACGCTCCTGCTGGGCGCGATCGTCTGGCACTACGTGGAGACGGGGACGTTCGTGTTCACCGGCGACGGGCTCGCTGGTGTCGTCGCCCCCGTGCTCGCGGCGGTGGGCATCGGCGTCAACGTGGGCTTCATCGGCCTGCACGCGTGGCTGCCCGACACGTACCCGCGTCCGCACATCGCCGCCAGCGTCTTCCTGTGCGTGTACACGACCAAGACCGGCGTGTACGGGATGTTCCGGGCGTTCCCCGAGGGCGAGCTCGCGGTGGCGTACATGGGCGCGCTGATGGCCGTCTTCGGCGCCGGGATGGCGCTGCTGCAGGGCGACATGCGCCGGCTGCTCTCGTATCACATCCAGTCGCAGGTCGGCTACATGGTCGCCGGCGTCGGCCTCGGCGGCGCGCTCGCGACCGCCGGCGCCTTCGGCCACGTGTTCAACCACATCCTCTACAAGAGCCTGCTGTTCATGACCGTCGGCGTCGTCATCTACCGCACCGGCGAGGAGCACCTGGAGGAGCTGGGCGGCCTCTGGCGACACCTCCCGCTCACCGCCGCCGCGTTCCTGATCGCAGCGCTGTCGATCGCGGGGTTCCCCGGGTTCAACGGCTTCGTCTCGAAGGGGATGGTGATCGCGGCCGCCCACAAGAAGCACTACGACGTGATCTGGTACCTCCTGCTTGCGGGCGGGGTTGGCACGTTCCTCTCGTTCATCAAGCTGGGGTACTACGTGTTCCTCCACGGCGAGTACGGCGGCGACGTGCGGCCGGCGAACGTCGGCCAGAAGGTCGCGATGGGAACCGTCGCCGTGCTGTGTGTCGTGTTCGGCCTCTACCCGCCGGCGCTGTTCGCGGTGCTGCCTGACACGGGAAGCTACGAGTACACGACCTACACCGTTCCCCACGTGCAGGAGGGCCTGATCCTCGCGGCGCTGGGCGTAGTCGGCTTCGCGATCGTGAAGAAGCCGCTCTCGAAGGTCGGCCGCGTCCCCGACGTGGACGCGATCTACAACCGTGCGGGCTTTTACGGCACCCGCGCGCTCGTCGTCGGCGTCACCGAGCTGTACGCGGCCGTCGACCGCGCGGTCGTCGCCGCCTCGGGCGCGATCGCGGGGGCCGTCAGGGACCCCGCGGGAACGCTCGACCGGTTCGGCGCGGTCGGCGTCGTCGCCGGCGACGACGCGCTGACCAACGGCGCACGCGAGCGGACGGAGGTCGACCTCCGAGCCGGGTTCGGAACCAGCGTGCTGCTGGTCGTCCTGCTGGTCGTCGTCGCGCTGCTGTTGCTCGTCTGA
- a CDS encoding type IV pilin yields MNLASLIRQDRTESTTDERAVSPVIGVILMIAVTVVLAAAIGSFVLGLGDDIRQVTPTASFEMEYAENDDGDFAVTATHQGGATVSTSNARSLVVTAETGQSSEFKLPATAGTSASLDGDDAVPPNTTVRVIWTAPDGGSSQTLARGTTPA; encoded by the coding sequence ATGAACCTCGCATCCCTCATCCGGCAGGACCGTACGGAATCGACAACCGACGAACGGGCCGTCTCGCCCGTCATCGGGGTGATCCTGATGATCGCGGTCACGGTCGTCCTCGCGGCCGCCATCGGGTCGTTCGTGCTCGGACTCGGCGACGACATCAGGCAGGTCACACCGACCGCGAGTTTCGAGATGGAGTACGCCGAGAACGACGACGGCGACTTCGCCGTTACCGCCACCCACCAGGGCGGCGCCACCGTCTCCACGTCGAACGCGCGGTCGCTCGTGGTGACGGCCGAAACGGGTCAATCGAGTGAGTTCAAGCTGCCCGCCACCGCCGGCACGTCCGCGTCGTTGGACGGTGACGACGCGGTCCCGCCGAACACGACGGTCCGTGTTATCTGGACCGCCCCCGACGGGGGCAGCTCGCAGACGCTTGCGAGGGGGACCACGCCGGCGTAG
- a CDS encoding monovalent cation/H+ antiporter subunit D family protein — MSDLPALLVVLPILGSLVSLLAGIRWDRSGWYVAAATLSVQVAGAVAFAADGLSGAPGSYAVGDFTIPYGIELLVDGLSATMVVLVAVVALGVLAYARRAGPRSNRFYSTYLLLVTGLTGMSITGDAFNMYVFLEITGLTAYALVASGEGGRSAVAGLKYLLVGTFGASLYLLGVGYAYISTGTLNMADLANELAAVGYASPLVRAAFAFIVVGLFVKVAMFPLHTWQPDAYAGAPDSVSALIASLVSTVSAYALVRIVLTVFTPEFLDAVAFARPLLAATAAVSIVVGSGLAVSQTNIKRMLAYSSVSQFGLVVAALSVTNATALVGLTVHLVGHAVMKGGLFLAAGLVATGVGGRSVADYDGLGSRMPVAAAGFGTLALGMVGVPPAIGFFGKWYIVVGTLEAGAWGLAIVILLSTLLTLAYFARLLERMFFRETPAGAGTGSAADADAAVADGGDGHDAGGDSLADRGVSLGMVAAVLAAALLAVGLGAAVPAYESALAPTVEVLLS, encoded by the coding sequence GTGAGTGACCTTCCGGCGCTGCTCGTCGTGCTCCCGATCCTGGGGTCGTTGGTGTCGCTCCTGGCGGGGATCCGCTGGGACCGCTCCGGCTGGTACGTCGCCGCCGCGACGCTGTCCGTGCAGGTCGCCGGCGCGGTCGCGTTCGCGGCCGACGGCCTCTCGGGCGCCCCCGGGAGCTACGCGGTCGGCGACTTCACGATCCCGTACGGCATCGAACTGCTCGTCGACGGGTTGTCGGCGACGATGGTCGTGCTGGTGGCGGTCGTCGCGCTCGGCGTGCTCGCGTACGCGCGCCGCGCCGGGCCGCGCTCGAACCGCTTCTACTCGACGTATCTCCTGCTCGTCACCGGGCTCACGGGGATGTCGATCACCGGGGACGCGTTCAACATGTACGTCTTCCTCGAGATCACCGGCCTGACCGCCTACGCGCTCGTCGCCAGCGGCGAGGGCGGGCGCTCGGCGGTCGCCGGCCTGAAGTACCTCCTCGTCGGCACGTTCGGCGCCTCGCTGTACCTGCTTGGCGTCGGCTACGCGTACATCTCGACGGGGACGCTCAACATGGCCGACCTGGCGAACGAGCTGGCGGCCGTCGGCTACGCGTCGCCCCTCGTCCGGGCGGCGTTCGCGTTCATCGTCGTCGGGCTGTTCGTCAAGGTCGCGATGTTCCCGCTGCACACCTGGCAGCCCGACGCGTACGCGGGCGCGCCCGACTCGGTGAGCGCGCTCATCGCCTCGCTCGTGTCGACGGTGAGCGCGTACGCGCTCGTCCGGATCGTGCTCACAGTGTTCACGCCCGAGTTCCTGGATGCGGTCGCGTTCGCGCGCCCGCTGCTGGCGGCGACAGCGGCCGTCAGCATCGTCGTCGGGAGCGGCCTGGCCGTCTCCCAGACGAACATCAAGCGGATGCTCGCGTACTCGTCGGTCTCGCAGTTCGGGCTCGTCGTCGCCGCGCTGTCGGTGACGAACGCGACGGCGCTGGTCGGGCTTACGGTCCACCTCGTGGGCCACGCGGTGATGAAGGGCGGGCTGTTCCTCGCGGCCGGGCTGGTCGCCACCGGCGTCGGCGGCCGTTCGGTCGCCGACTACGACGGGCTCGGCTCGCGGATGCCCGTCGCCGCCGCCGGCTTCGGGACGCTCGCGCTCGGGATGGTGGGCGTGCCGCCGGCGATCGGCTTCTTCGGCAAGTGGTACATCGTCGTCGGCACGCTGGAGGCTGGCGCGTGGGGGCTCGCGATCGTCATCCTCCTGTCGACGCTGCTGACGCTCGCGTACTTCGCGCGCCTGCTCGAACGGATGTTCTTCCGCGAGACGCCCGCGGGGGCGGGGACCGGTTCGGCTGCCGACGCCGACGCTGCCGTCGCCGACGGCGGCGACGGACACGACGCCGGCGGCGACTCCCTCGCCGATCGCGGCGTCTCGCTCGGAATGGTCGCCGCCGTCCTCGCGGCGGCGCTGCTCGCCGTCGGCCTCGGGGCGGCCGTCCCGGCGTACGAATCCGCCCTCGCCCCGACCGTGGAGGTGCTCCTCTCATGA